Within the Mycobacterium gordonae genome, the region CACCTCGACCGTGCTGATCAACGCCACCGCGGTGTGGGCGCCGACCGGGCGTAGCGTCCAGCGGTTGGCGACTTTGCGTAAGCGGGCCGGCAGGCCTTCGATGTCATAGGCCAGCGTCGCGGGCGGGTCGAACTCGGTGATTCGCTCCACCAAGGTGTTGGGCCCCACCTGGACGCGGCGGGTGGTACCCAACGGTCCGCCGTCGGGGCCGTGATTAAGGATGCAAGAGTGGTCGACGCCGTCCGCCCACGAACTCAGAGCGCCGAAATCGGCAAGGACATCCCAAATCGCCTGCGGCTGCGCCGCTATCGTCCGACTTCGGCTGATATCTCCCACCCCGCCATCCAACACCATGACTGCAGTCCTGGCGGCGATTCGGAGCCGAGCCCCGTGCAAGCTCTATCACACTATTTGCATAGGGCACTATTTCTCTGAGTATGGTATGGCATGGCTTTGCACCTGAGTGTGGACCTGGAGGCCCGCTACCAGCGGTTTCTCGCCCGCGTGCGGACCGAAGGGACAATCTGGTTGCTCCTCGATCCCGACTTGCAGGGCGCGTGGGTGGAATCCAATGATTGCGAATGCGCCGACGGCGAACCCGTCGTCGTACACCTGGTCTTCTCCGCGGCCGCCTACGCCCGCCAGCATGCCAGCGGGCCGTGGGTGCACATGGCGCCTGCGGCCATGGACCTCGACGAGTTCGTCAGCGGACCGTTGCGGCAGCTGCATGAGCGCGGTGATCTATTGGGGCCGTACTACAACTCCGATCTCGCCGGACTCGAGGTGGAGCCGCTCGAACTAGGCCTGGCCCTGCTCGGCGAGGCGGCGTCGTAGGTCGCGCCGCCATGACTTGGTGCTGTCGCTACGGTAATGGGCGACTAGTCCGACATCGACCGGCACGAGAAGGCGGCAGAGCGCGCAATGTATGACCAAGCCAATCACGACGCGACGGATCCCGCCGACGTCGGCTCACGCATCGATCCGGTTCTGGCCCGGAGTTGGCTGTTGGTCAACGGCACGCACGCCGACCGGTTCGAGGCCGCGTCGCACTCGCGCGCCGACATCGTGGTGTTCGACATCGAGGACGCGGTGGCGCCCAAAGACAAGGTCAGTGCCCGCGACAATGTGGTCCGGTGGCTGGGCGCTGACAACAACGACTGGGTCCGGGTGAACGGCTTCGGCACCCCCTGGTGGGCCGACGA harbors:
- a CDS encoding SRPBCC family protein, encoding MVLDGGVGDISRSRTIAAQPQAIWDVLADFGALSSWADGVDHSCILNHGPDGGPLGTTRRVQVGPNTLVERITEFDPPATLAYDIEGLPARLRKVANRWTLRPVGAHTAVALISTVEVGTGPPARMAEWVALRVLAKQSDALLSGLARRMENAHV
- a CDS encoding DUF2750 domain-containing protein; the encoded protein is MALHLSVDLEARYQRFLARVRTEGTIWLLLDPDLQGAWVESNDCECADGEPVVVHLVFSAAAYARQHASGPWVHMAPAAMDLDEFVSGPLRQLHERGDLLGPYYNSDLAGLEVEPLELGLALLGEAAS